The following is a genomic window from Armatimonadota bacterium.
CTCTATTCCGGCACCAACGACATGGCCGGAGAAGCGGGGCATATTCGCCTGCGCCCCGATGGCCCTGAGGGATATGGCAAAGCAGGCTCGTTTGAGGGTTTCTGCAGCGGCGCCGGAATCGCGCGCCTTGCAGCCGGGCACATTCAGCGGGCCCGGCAGGAGGGGCGACCGACGCTCCTCGCGAACCTGGGCGAAGCCGTCACGGCGCGTCACGTGGGTGAAGCGGCGGTCGGCGGTGATGCGATCGCTCGGGAGATCCTGGCCGAAGCTGGCGAGCGCCTGGGCGAGGGCCTGGCGATCCTGGTGGACATCCTGAACCCCGAGGTCATCGTGCTGGGCAGCCTCGCGGTGCGCCTGGGCGACCTGTACCTGGGCCCCGCGCGCGAGGTTGTTGCCCGGGAGGGTCTCGCGCGCTCCGCGCAGGCATGTCGCATCGTCCCGGCACAATTGGGCGAACGCACCGGCGAAGTCGCGGCGCTGTGCGTGGCGATGGGCTTGGGGAGACACTGAGGAATGTTCTCGGGTCTGAAGCGAGCCACCAGGCCCCTTGACCGCGTGTGGCCGGGCGTCTCGCCCGCCGCCTTTCAGCGTTTGTAACCCGCCTAACCGCAATCATCCACTGGAGGACATTCCCATGATCACCGCCGAGCAGGTCAAGCAGTGCGCGCTGGAATCGGGCGCCGATCTAGTGGGCATCGGCGACATGTCCCGTTTTGAGGGAGCCCCCACGGACTGCGACCCGCGCTATATCTTCCCGGAAGCGAAGTCCATCATCGGCCTCGGGTTCCGGGTGCATCGCGGCCTGTACCGGGGCATTGAGGAAGGCACGTTCTTCGCAGCCCTGCCGTCGATGGGTTACGCGAACATCAATGACGTGTACGCGCCCATCTGCCTGCGCGAAGTGGGCGACTTCATCGAGGACAGCGGGTACGAGGCGGTGCTCTACCAGAACACTGCCGTCCGCTATGGAGCCAACCGCGGTGTGCCCATACGGGAGGGCTTCCCGCGCCCCGACGTTTTCCTGCATTTCCGCATCGCCGCTTACATCTGCGGCATGGGCGAAATCGGCTGGAGCAAAGTCTTCATCACCCCGCGCTTCGGACCACGCCAGCGGTTCGCCTTCATCATCACCGACGCCGAACTCGAGCCCGACCCGCTGGTGCCGCCCGGAACCCTCTGCGACCGCTGCAAGCAGTGCGCGCGTGACTGCCCGGTGGGAGCGATCAGCGAGGACAAGGCGGTCACCATCAACATCGGCGGGTATGAAATCCAGTGGGGCGAGCTCGATGTGGACCGCTGCAGCGCCGGGTTCCAGTCGGCCACCCGCGAGTACAACCCCTTCCTGCCCGAGAAAGCCGCGGACGGCATCGACCTGTTGCGCACCATGCCACCCGGGCCCGAGCGCAATGCGGCCATGGCGGAGTACGGCGGGGCGTGGGGCGTCGGTCGCGGCACACCGTACAGCGCCGCGGGCTGGGAGAGCTACCATCATCCGGGCGCGATCTGCGGCGCGCGAGGTTGCCAACGCGCGTGCTTCATCCATCTCGAGGAGCGCGGCGTCCTGGAGAACAAGTTCCACCGCCCCTTCCGCCTGAGGAAGCCGTGGAAGCTGGAGACTAATGCGGAGTACACTCCGGCAACGAAGCAGACGCTGGAAGACGGGGAAAGTTGAGATCGTCATCAACCACGTGCGCGAAGGGGCGACGGACACTCTCCGCCGCCCCTTGCGTTCACGTCTCAGTTGCCGGCGCTCTCTGCTCAGACCCCCTCGGGCCGCTCGGACCGTTCCTCCATCACCAGTAGGCGGTTCACCGCGTTGAGATACGCCTTGGCGCTCGCTTCCACCACGTCGGTGCTTGCAGCCTTGCCGATGGCCTCGCGCCCGTTGCGCTTCACCCTCACAGTCGCCTCACCCAGAGCGTCCTTACCCATACTCACGCTGCGCAAGGAGTAATCCTCCAGGGTCAACTCGACGCCGGTTATACGCTCGATGGCCTTGCAGGAGGCGTCCACGGGGCCGTTGCCGCAGGCCGCATCCTGGAAGATCTGGCCCTCCCGCTCCAGCTTCACCGTGGCGGTGGGCATGGTCTGCGGGCCTGATGTGGTCTGCAGGCTTACCAGAGTCCAGACCGCCGGCATGGTGTCGGTGGCCTCGCGCATGATCATCTCGAGGTCTTCGTCGTACACCTGCTTCTTGGTGTCAGCAATGCGCACGAACCGCTCGTAGATCTCACTCATCTGCTCGTCGGTGACTTCGTAACCCAGGTCCTCAAGGCGCTTGCGCAGGCCATGCTTGCCCGACCGGCGGCCCAGGGTCAGTACGCTCTCGGACACGCCCACGTCCTCAGGCCGCATGATCTCATAGGTCTGGCGGTTCATGATGACCCCGTGCTGGTGGATCCCCGCCTCATGTGCGAAGGCGTTCTCACCGACGATGGCCTTGTTGCGCTGGACGATGAAACCGGTGAGATTGCTCACCATGCGCGATGTCTTCATCAGCTCGCGCGTTACGATCCCCGTCTCGCAGTTGAGAATGTCGGCACGAGTCTTGATCGCCATGACGATCTCTTCCAATGAGGCGTTGCCGGCACGCTCACCCATGCCGTTGATCGTGCACTCCACCTGTCCGGCTCCCGCCATGACAGCGGCGAGGGAGTTGGCAACCGACATTCCCAGGTCGTCATGGTTGTGCACGCTGATGACCGCCTGGTGGATGTTCGGCACATTCTCAAACAGGTACTTGATGGTCTCGTGGATCTCCCACGGAGTGGTGTATCCCACGGTGTCCGGGATGTTCACGGTGGTGGCCCCGGCCTCAATGACTGCCTCCACAACGTCGCGCAGGTAGTCCAGGTCGGTACGCATGGCGTCTTCGGCGCTGAACTCCACGTTGGGGCACGCCTGCTTCGCATACTCGACAGCGTGTACTGCGCGCTTGAGAATCTCGGGCTTCGTGCTCTGGAACTTGCTCTCGATATGCAGGTTGCTGGTACCGATGAAGGTGTGAATGCGCGGCTTCTTGGCGAACTGCAACGCACCCCAGGCCGCGTCGATGTCCTTCTCCACCGCTCGGCACAGACCGGCGACCTCGGGGCCTTCGACCTCCTGCGCCACGCGCTTGACGGCCTCGAAGTCCTCGGGCGAGGAGATCGGGAACCCAGCCTCGATGACGTCCACATTCAGCTTCGCCAGCTGGTGGGCGATGGTGATCTTTTCGGACAGGCTCAGGCTCGCCCCGGGCGACTGCTCTCCGTCCCTCAAGGTTGTATCGAAAATGCAGATCTTCCTGGACATGGATTGTCTCATCCTTTGTGTTTGTAGTTACGGGCACGACGTTCGCGGCGCTGAGTTCGCCCCCTACCGGGGGCCACGCAGGATGAGAAGTGCGCGGACTCCAGGCGTGATTGCGCGCATCGCCCGGCGCGGGGACCGCCCTGCGATGTGTGATGACATTGCCGTCTGACTGTCCGTGGTGTTAGCCATGAGAATCGAAAATGCCCCTCATCATCCAGGCCAAGCATGATGCTCAACCTGTGAGACGGGGGGCCCAAGGCTCCTCGCGGTACCACTCACATTGGCCGCAAACGCGGCCCACTCGGTCCGTACGGGAAACGCGATGGTTTCCGATACGGCCTTCCTTCTAACGGTGGAAGCTCCGGCGGTCCCTACTGGCCTCACACAAGAGGTGTTCAGTCCGCGACTCAGGGGCGAGCTTCAACGCGCTTCGGATAGCCGCCTTCCAGCCAGGGAGCGAACTCGCTCACGAGCGGCCTCTCTGTCATCCTCCCCGCGCCTACTGTTCCCCGTCACAGTCTTTGCCACGGCCGTATTTTCAGTAAGTATAGAGTGGGGCGGCCAGTTCGTCAAGGAGAGACAGCGAGTGGTTGGGCCCGGGTGCATTCCGCGAGAGTAGGTGGGTTTTTGGGTGGATATGGCAGGAGCCGTCCTCTTGGAGCGAGAATGGAGTTGCGCTCACAAACACCAGTCTCACGGGAGGACGGCCCACATGTCGATTAGCCAACAGAGCCGCGCAGACCTTCAGTCGCGTATCCCAGAATGGATGGACCAGCAGCCGTCGGCGGGGGACGTGACGGAGTTGGAAGAGTTCGCTTTGGAGGTCAGTCAGTGTGTGGAGCAGGCGGTGGTGGAGCATGGGCTGAACCGTGCGGACCCGACAAAGGTCTATCGCAAGAGCAGCATTCCGTGCGAGTGTGGTAACAAGGCGCGGTTCGTCAACTACCGGGACCGGACGATAGGGACGATCTATGGTGCGGTTGCGGTGCAGCGGGCTTACTACCATTGTAAGCATTGCGGAAAGGGTCATGTGTCGTGGGACCGTGAGCAGCGGCTTAACCCGCCCTATGCACAAACAAATCTGGAGGAGGCGAAGCGGCAGGGACCCCGGAATAGCCTGGTAGCGAACCATAAAGCCGTTCCCGGAGGTCCCTGCCGTGAATGCACCGTGCTCCATGCAGACCGCAGGCTCCTTCCGCGATGATCGAGAAATCCGCCTGGATTTTGACCGTGCCGGATCACGTCCGATGCCGGTCTCATCGCCCTGCGCGAGTTCGATGAGCGCATCGGCTTTACCGACTGCATCGCCCGCTGCCTGCGCGACCGGCGCCATTCCTCGTACGTTCGCCACGACCTCAAGCAGCTCATCATCCAACGCCTGCACGGCATTATCGGCGGGTGCGAAGATCAGAATGACGCCCAGCGCCTGCGCTGCGCCCAGACCGACCCCGTGCCCTACAAGCTCTTCAAGGTGGGGGCGCTCATCAGGCACAGCACCCGCCGCTTCTGGCTGCACCTGGCGTCCGGCTGGCCCCACGAAGACCTGGTGCGAAGCGCCTTGCGCGACGTGGGGCAACTCTCGGTACCCACTCGCCCCCTCGCCGCATTTGGTCCTTCCCTGGCCCCGATGACCTTCCCGCTTCTCATCTCAACCGGGTGACGATCCGGCAGCGTGAGCGCGCCTGCTGCATGGAGAGGAGGGGCCCAACGAGCCTTTTCTTGACACAGGCAAACCCGCTCGCACCTGCTTTGTGGCACCATCCATATCGACACCCCGACGGATGCACCATCGAGACCACCAGACAACCACGCTCCACGCCATCTCGCGAGAGTCTGTGCATAGGGATGGCTAAGACGCTGTACGGAAAATGGGGGGCACTTCAACCTGAGCGCCGCAGCGTCCGAACCCGATGCATGGAGTTCGGGGGACACACATAACCCAGACGTAAGCTATGTATAGTGTCCCCCGATCTGGGGGGCTCTCTTCTGCGACGTCCCCGCCAACCTTGGGCTTGTCTACAGGGGCGCGTCAGGGCACCCACTCGTAAACATAGTCTACCCGCCAGCGCATCCAGCCCCCCGCGCCGCCGACCCACAGGCGCCAAGTGGCGCCCGGTGCACCTTGATAGGCCTGGAATTTCAACTGCGCAGCGGCCGGTTCAGTGGATCCCCCATCTGTAGACACCCCCTCCTCGGTCAGGAAGCTGCCCGCACCGAACACGGTGGTGGTCCGGGCACCTTCGCCCTCCGGAAATGCGACGCTTTGTGCCGTGATGCGCATAGAATACTCCCGACCGGGCACGATCGTAGTTGGGGGGGCACTCCAGGAATGGAGGCAGTGGTACAACATGCGGCGGTCTGGTTCGCCCACGAGCCTGTTGTAGTTCCTTGCATCGGTGGAGCCGTCGCTGATTGCGATCTCATGCCAGGGCCGTTCCTGCTGAGAGCTCTCCACCTCGCGCCGGGCCAGGCGCCAGACACCGTGCGCGGTGGCTTCGTCCTTCGCAGGCTCTTGCACATCGGGCTGTTCCGGCGGCAGTTCCTTCTTCTTCACGCGGCCGCTGGCTGTGGCGCTGCACAGCGTCTTGCCATCTTCGCTCATCAGCGTGACGGTTACACTGGCCGGCCCCTCGGTGGCGAACTGCATCGGGGCGCTTGCCTCGTAGTTCCTGACTACCTGCCCGCTGCAAGACCATACATAACGCGCGCCTTTGGGCGGGTAGTCGGCCTTGGCATCGAACACCATCTGCCGCCCCACAGTGACCTCGAAGGGGTTGGGGGAGATGCTGATACTGCAGGCGTATGGGCTCCATGCGATGTCGGACATAACCTGCTTGCCGCTGGGATACTTCAGGGCCTTTTCCACCGACTGCATGCCCATGGCGATGTACTGCTCGGTCGCGGCGGCCGGGAACATGACCTCGGTTTGTCCCGGGGTGATGCTGAGCATCGCTTTGCCCTCGAACTGCTTGAGGTCGGCCTGGGGGATGTCGAAGTACAGCTCGGCGATGAGCTGATCCGTATTGTTCTTCGTCTTGCCGAACACCCTGTACGACGACAGGCAATCGTTCAGGGGTAGCGTGCAGCCCGTCTCGGGCAGCTTCCACGATAGCCGCGTGGGTTGGCCCGGCTGCTTGGTCATGGTGACACCCGTCGGGGGATTGAGCCGGTAGGCAATCAGCCGGGCATCGGTCTGCGGCGCGCCCTGCTGGCCGGTCGCCGTGCAGATGACTGCCACGGGGAGATAGGTCTTGAACGTCGGGCTGTCGACCCACGCGCCCCGCAGGGCCATGCCGCCTTTCATTGAGCGCATGTCTGCCGTGGTCCGACCGGAGGGCAGCCTCTCGTTCTCTCTGGCCGTGCTGGGGCGGATGGCCACGTACTCCTCTGTCTCCTCGGGCCAATCGCGTCGAATAACCAATGTGCCCCCGGGAGAGCGCGGAACATTGAGCACAAGCAGGGACAGAGACAGCGGGGAGGACGCGCGCAGATCCGATGCCCCCAGCGGTAGCGTGGCCGTACGGCTCCCCATCGTGGCCTCAGCCATCCGGTCGAGGTCGCGGTTCCCAAGGGCCCAGCCGGTGCTCGCACGTACACCGGCTACGGTCAGCGGGTCCCGAAGCGCACGGTCGGCGGCGATGACACTGTAACAGAAGTTGCGGAAACGTTGGGCCAGAGCATCATCCGGTATGGTGTCGGTGACATACTCGCGCAGTGCGGAGACGCCATAGCTGTAAGCCAGGTAGTGCGTCCACGGCCACAGGTAGTAGCCACGTCGGGCGGGTATGTTGGCCTCTTCGCCGGGCCCTTGTCTGACCAGCCCGTTGCGCAAGGTGGGAAACACAAGCGGCCAGGCGTACTCGCGAAAGGCAGTCACGTGAGGAAAGACCTGGGTCTCCATGGCCACACACACGCTGTCTTCCGAGCCGACGAACCGCCGTTCGGTCCATCCCTGGCTGGCGCAGATGAGGTGGAACAACTCGTGCGCGATGGTCGCCTCCACTCTCCCGTCGGTCGCTCCCTCGCCCGCCAGCAAATTGGCGTTCAGGTGAATCGCTCCGTTGTAGGTCTCGCCAACCACCGTCCCTTCCCAGGGGCGGATGACGACGTCGGTCGGCCCTGCTGGTACTGGCATCTGATGGAGTTCATACCACCGCTCAGCGTACTGAAGGCGCTCCATGACCATAAGGACGTTCACGGGCAAACGGACCGCCTTTGGTCGCAGAAGACTGGCGAGAGGATCGGGGGCGCCGAAGGGCACGCCTGTAATAGTCTCTGGGGCAAGAACGTCTGGGCCGAGCAGGTTGTAGAGCTCCTGGTTCCCGAGAATCGCCATGACAGCGGGTTGAGCTGGCCAGGCATTCTCCGGCCAATAGACGTTGAACCTGCCCACAGGCAGCGGACCGGCCAGGCCCTTGCGCAGGTAGGCCTCGTGGGCCGCAGTCAGGATTCGACTGCCAGCGTAGGCGCCGCCCGCTACCCCGACGACGATCCCAAGGCCCGGCACCCCCACGACCACAAGGCCCACTGCATTCGCGGTGTAGCCTCCGCTCAGAGCGCCGACGAGGGCACTGAGGAGCTTCATCGCCTGTTCGGCCGTCAAGTACGGTGTGAGCGGAGCGACGAGTCGATCGCCCGTTCCCGTGACATAGAGCCCACCCACGACGGCCAGAACCGATAGCCACCCCACGGCGCTGAAATGCTTCACCTCGGTCGTCAGCAGGCCCGCCTCGGGGTCATAGCGGAAGCGTGGCGCCCCATACACGCCCGGGGCCAACTGATGGAGGGCCAAGACATCGTCAGGCTTAAGGCCTGCGGGCACGGGGAAAGACAACTGCACCGGCTTGGTCATGAGGCCGGTTCCGGTGCGAGTGATGTCATAGAGCCGCGCGCCGGCGATGGCCTCCCCGGTGGTGACGGTAATCGTCTCTTTGGCGGCCAGCGCCCCCGGCGGGAAGACCATCGTCACGGCGCCGGGAGCTTCGACCTTGCCGCCGGCGGGCCCGACCACGGTCTGCGCCAAACGCTTGCCCGCCGGCACCGGGGGCAGCGGGTTCGCCGCGGGCGCCGGCGGTGCCTCGGACTCGGGGGGCAGGGGATCCAGCCCGCTCGGCAGGCTCAGGTCCTCGTCGGGGCTAGCGTCGCCGGTGTCCGGGCTGGCGGTGGTCGGCAGCGTCCCCACCCCGCCCAGTAACTCGTAACTGCTCAATACGAGGTCCAGCGCGGCCGTGCGTTTGCTGTCTGGTGGTCCGCACACTATGAGGGAGTGGATGGTGCCTCGGTCGAAGACATCCAGGTTCCAGAGCATCTTTTCGCTGGTTCTTGACCGGCCCCAGACCAGCAACGCCGGCGCCCCTCCCAGGGTCATGCGCATAGCTTGTCGGGGCTCGCGTAGACCATCTAGTTCCACCTCCTCTGCAATGCGTTGCGCGTCCTCGAGTGCGCCGCTGTACGTTACCCCCTGTGCGGCCACGATGATGGACTCCTGCCCCGTCTGGGACGGAGTAAGGAGCAGTGCACTGTCGTCACTCGAGCGGGACTCCTGCCACCCCGCCGGGACGCGAAAGCGGTAGGTACCGTTAGGGTGTGTGAACCATTTGCCGCCGTCTGTCGTCGCCACCGGTGGAGGCGTCGTTCCTGTTCCCGACGGCAGGGGGGCGTTCCCCGGATTGACCGGATGCGGATCTGCGCCGCGATCCGCCGGGCCGTATACCTCCACCTCGTACATGTGCAGGTAGGTCCGCTCGCCGAGTTGGACGCGCACGTGGCGCCCCCGGGCGTCCTTCAGCGCCAACCGCAGTACCGCGAAGGTCGTGCCATCGTGTTGGTAGAC
Proteins encoded in this region:
- a CDS encoding ROK family protein, with amino-acid sequence MSGRNTWIGIDIGGTKTAVVLGDETAATLAIVSFPTDHSSGPQANLERIATIIQRIQSDQSFPPPSAIGISCGGPLDSKAGVILGPPNLPGWDEVPVVEFFRERFGLPTHLENDANAGAIAEWQFGAGKGCRNLIFITAGTGLGCGLILDGRLYSGTNDMAGEAGHIRLRPDGPEGYGKAGSFEGFCSGAGIARLAAGHIQRARQEGRPTLLANLGEAVTARHVGEAAVGGDAIAREILAEAGERLGEGLAILVDILNPEVIVLGSLAVRLGDLYLGPAREVVAREGLARSAQACRIVPAQLGERTGEVAALCVAMGLGRH
- a CDS encoding (4Fe-4S)-binding protein, with protein sequence MITAEQVKQCALESGADLVGIGDMSRFEGAPTDCDPRYIFPEAKSIIGLGFRVHRGLYRGIEEGTFFAALPSMGYANINDVYAPICLREVGDFIEDSGYEAVLYQNTAVRYGANRGVPIREGFPRPDVFLHFRIAAYICGMGEIGWSKVFITPRFGPRQRFAFIITDAELEPDPLVPPGTLCDRCKQCARDCPVGAISEDKAVTINIGGYEIQWGELDVDRCSAGFQSATREYNPFLPEKAADGIDLLRTMPPGPERNAAMAEYGGAWGVGRGTPYSAAGWESYHHPGAICGARGCQRACFIHLEERGVLENKFHRPFRLRKPWKLETNAEYTPATKQTLEDGES
- a CDS encoding 2-isopropylmalate synthase yields the protein MSRKICIFDTTLRDGEQSPGASLSLSEKITIAHQLAKLNVDVIEAGFPISSPEDFEAVKRVAQEVEGPEVAGLCRAVEKDIDAAWGALQFAKKPRIHTFIGTSNLHIESKFQSTKPEILKRAVHAVEYAKQACPNVEFSAEDAMRTDLDYLRDVVEAVIEAGATTVNIPDTVGYTTPWEIHETIKYLFENVPNIHQAVISVHNHDDLGMSVANSLAAVMAGAGQVECTINGMGERAGNASLEEIVMAIKTRADILNCETGIVTRELMKTSRMVSNLTGFIVQRNKAIVGENAFAHEAGIHQHGVIMNRQTYEIMRPEDVGVSESVLTLGRRSGKHGLRKRLEDLGYEVTDEQMSEIYERFVRIADTKKQVYDEDLEMIMREATDTMPAVWTLVSLQTTSGPQTMPTATVKLEREGQIFQDAACGNGPVDASCKAIERITGVELTLEDYSLRSVSMGKDALGEATVRVKRNGREAIGKAASTDVVEASAKAYLNAVNRLLVMEERSERPEGV
- a CDS encoding transposase, which produces MTSDAGLIALREFDERIGFTDCIARCLRDRRHSSYVRHDLKQLIIQRLHGIIGGCEDQNDAQRLRCAQTDPVPYKLFKVGALIRHSTRRFWLHLASGWPHEDLVRSALRDVGQLSVPTRPLAAFGPSLAPMTFPLLISTG
- a CDS encoding discoidin domain-containing protein, producing the protein MQRLAVLCVLLLWPAVGSADPPADQPDATNLALHRPATQSSVYGGTGVATVAANGVDGVIAPDNDLQSLFHTNLEDQPWWQVDLGAVVAIGEVHLHNRVLDAAPDVAARARTAQVLLSDDGKQWRRVYQHDGTTFAVLRLALKDARGRHVRVQLGERTYLHMYEVEVYGPADRGADPHPVNPGNAPLPSGTGTTPPPVATTDGGKWFTHPNGTYRFRVPAGWQESRSSDDSALLLTPSQTGQESIIVAAQGVTYSGALEDAQRIAEEVELDGLREPRQAMRMTLGGAPALLVWGRSRTSEKMLWNLDVFDRGTIHSLIVCGPPDSKRTAALDLVLSSYELLGGVGTLPTTASPDTGDASPDEDLSLPSGLDPLPPESEAPPAPAANPLPPVPAGKRLAQTVVGPAGGKVEAPGAVTMVFPPGALAAKETITVTTGEAIAGARLYDITRTGTGLMTKPVQLSFPVPAGLKPDDVLALHQLAPGVYGAPRFRYDPEAGLLTTEVKHFSAVGWLSVLAVVGGLYVTGTGDRLVAPLTPYLTAEQAMKLLSALVGALSGGYTANAVGLVVVGVPGLGIVVGVAGGAYAGSRILTAAHEAYLRKGLAGPLPVGRFNVYWPENAWPAQPAVMAILGNQELYNLLGPDVLAPETITGVPFGAPDPLASLLRPKAVRLPVNVLMVMERLQYAERWYELHQMPVPAGPTDVVIRPWEGTVVGETYNGAIHLNANLLAGEGATDGRVEATIAHELFHLICASQGWTERRFVGSEDSVCVAMETQVFPHVTAFREYAWPLVFPTLRNGLVRQGPGEEANIPARRGYYLWPWTHYLAYSYGVSALREYVTDTIPDDALAQRFRNFCYSVIAADRALRDPLTVAGVRASTGWALGNRDLDRMAEATMGSRTATLPLGASDLRASSPLSLSLLVLNVPRSPGGTLVIRRDWPEETEEYVAIRPSTARENERLPSGRTTADMRSMKGGMALRGAWVDSPTFKTYLPVAVICTATGQQGAPQTDARLIAYRLNPPTGVTMTKQPGQPTRLSWKLPETGCTLPLNDCLSSYRVFGKTKNNTDQLIAELYFDIPQADLKQFEGKAMLSITPGQTEVMFPAAATEQYIAMGMQSVEKALKYPSGKQVMSDIAWSPYACSISISPNPFEVTVGRQMVFDAKADYPPKGARYVWSCSGQVVRNYEASAPMQFATEGPASVTVTLMSEDGKTLCSATASGRVKKKELPPEQPDVQEPAKDEATAHGVWRLARREVESSQQERPWHEIAISDGSTDARNYNRLVGEPDRRMLYHCLHSWSAPPTTIVPGREYSMRITAQSVAFPEGEGARTTTVFGAGSFLTEEGVSTDGGSTEPAAAQLKFQAYQGAPGATWRLWVGGAGGWMRWRVDYVYEWVP